One stretch of Paracoccus liaowanqingii DNA includes these proteins:
- the bglB gene encoding beta-galactosidase BglB: protein MHPLLRQKDRFISRAEVGGLIERLADNLVNITDETGEFLLRLEDGRVIDTKGWAGWEWTHGIGLYGLLQYWQLTGSDTAMGIIRDWFEARLSEGTPTKNINTVAPFLTLAHLYERDRNPMWLPYLDAWAEWVMHEMPRTREGGLQHIVYNSVNDQQLWDDTLMMSVMPLAKIGLVLDRPQYVDEAKYQFLLHAQYLADTRSGLWFHGWTFEGDHNFARALWARGNSWITIVIPEFIELLNLPEGDPTRRHLLSLFTRQAAALKATQDDSGLWHTLLDDKGSYLETSATAGFAYGLLKGVRRRYLPADYAPVAERAIRAVIDNISPAGELQNVSFGTAMGHDLDYYRRIPQTSMPYGQAMAMLALAEYLRGYI from the coding sequence ATGCATCCGCTGCTGCGCCAGAAAGACCGCTTCATCTCGCGCGCCGAGGTCGGGGGCCTGATCGAGCGTCTGGCCGACAACCTGGTCAACATCACCGACGAGACGGGCGAGTTCCTGCTGCGGCTGGAGGATGGCCGCGTGATCGACACCAAGGGCTGGGCCGGGTGGGAATGGACCCATGGCATCGGGCTTTACGGGCTGCTGCAATACTGGCAGCTGACCGGCAGCGACACCGCCATGGGCATCATCCGCGACTGGTTCGAGGCGCGGCTGTCCGAGGGCACGCCCACCAAAAACATCAACACCGTCGCGCCCTTCTTGACGCTGGCGCATCTGTACGAGCGCGACCGCAATCCGATGTGGCTGCCCTATCTGGATGCCTGGGCCGAATGGGTCATGCACGAGATGCCGCGCACCCGCGAGGGGGGCCTGCAGCACATCGTCTACAACAGCGTGAACGACCAGCAGCTGTGGGACGACACGCTGATGATGTCGGTCATGCCGCTGGCCAAGATCGGGCTGGTCCTGGACCGTCCGCAGTATGTGGACGAGGCCAAGTACCAGTTCCTGCTGCACGCGCAGTATCTGGCCGACACGCGATCGGGCCTGTGGTTCCACGGCTGGACCTTCGAGGGCGATCACAACTTCGCCCGCGCGCTCTGGGCGCGGGGCAACAGCTGGATCACCATCGTCATCCCGGAATTCATCGAGCTGCTGAACCTGCCCGAGGGCGACCCGACGCGCCGCCATCTGCTGTCGCTGTTCACCCGGCAGGCCGCCGCGCTGAAGGCCACGCAGGATGACAGCGGGCTGTGGCATACGCTGCTGGACGACAAGGGCAGCTATCTGGAGACCTCGGCCACCGCCGGCTTCGCCTATGGGCTGCTCAAGGGCGTGCGCCGCCGCTATCTGCCCGCCGATTACGCGCCGGTGGCCGAACGCGCCATCCGGGCGGTGATCGACAACATCTCGCCCGCGGGCGAATTGCAGAACGTGTCCTTCGGCACCGCCATGGGCCACGATCTGGACTATTACCGCCGGATTCCGCAGACCTCGATGCCCTATGGGCAGGCGATGGCGATGCTGGCGCTGGCCGAATATCTGCGCGGCTATATCTGA
- the kdgR gene encoding DNA-binding transcriptional regulator KdgR: MAPTPPRTENAAAVLKVFAVLESLAEARRAPLAEIAQRAMTSKTTAHRLLQTMVDLGYVEQEPETEKYGLTLKLFGLGARVLRGQEDLLRSCDREMGRLSRATGESINLGVMDDIDQRVAYIHKYDSAYGLSMQSTLGKRNPLHSTSLGKALLAFRDAAEIEERLALMDLRKLAPRTITDPDALRAELAATRARGYAEEIEESEAGVRCMAVPVMDHAGRSVAAISIAFPLVRFDETRKAEYAALLLQAGAGASAALGYS, encoded by the coding sequence ATGGCACCGACACCCCCCAGGACCGAGAATGCCGCCGCCGTTCTCAAGGTCTTCGCCGTCCTCGAATCGCTGGCCGAGGCGCGCCGCGCCCCCTTGGCCGAGATCGCGCAGCGGGCGATGACGTCCAAGACCACCGCGCACCGGCTGCTGCAGACCATGGTCGATCTGGGCTATGTCGAGCAGGAGCCCGAGACCGAGAAATACGGCCTGACGCTGAAGCTGTTCGGGCTGGGCGCCCGCGTCTTGCGCGGGCAGGAGGATCTGCTGCGCTCCTGCGACCGGGAAATGGGGCGCCTGTCGCGCGCCACGGGCGAATCCATCAACCTGGGCGTGATGGACGACATCGACCAGCGCGTCGCCTATATCCACAAGTACGACAGCGCCTATGGCCTGTCGATGCAGTCCACGCTTGGCAAGCGCAACCCGCTGCACTCGACCTCGCTCGGCAAGGCGCTGCTGGCCTTCCGCGACGCGGCCGAGATCGAGGAACGGCTGGCCCTGATGGACCTCAGGAAGCTGGCGCCCCGCACGATCACCGATCCCGATGCCCTGCGGGCGGAACTGGCCGCCACCCGCGCCCGCGGCTATGCCGAAGAGATCGAGGAGAGCGAGGCCGGGGTGCGCTGCATGGCGGTGCCGGTGATGGACCATGCGGGCCGGTCGGTCGCGGCGATCAGCATCGCCTTTCCGCTGGTCCGCTTCGACGAGACGCGCAAGGCGGAATATGCCGCCCTGCTGCTGCAGGCCGGGGCCGGCGCCTCGGCGGCGCTCGGCTACAGCTGA